In the Wyeomyia smithii strain HCP4-BCI-WySm-NY-G18 chromosome 2, ASM2978416v1, whole genome shotgun sequence genome, one interval contains:
- the LOC129725033 gene encoding uncharacterized protein LOC129725033 isoform X4 yields MHTDELDMDPGRAGPDGNSMKSTAGIRSRVRYWLNDIVDEMRKKSPASVQKWVDSIQIPSSTNASSDTDPGPSSSQLAAEVQLGVDRSDPGEITGSSLELENNELVVGVGGSTTTSYDDYAAVETSVSNDGKSRSIKNLLSMKLEKLNRSNVNLEQENSATLEQESSAVEAEPRKSTSLASIGKIKINEFYDKLSMNKAKYNLIKSKKLDIRNMLGASKENLTHPLQSQRQAEDFQSEAKADTEEGMEPLHIVESLEEHKLHDSEASGKVSTGDIYEFSFDESFPKDEDILDASEDEEKENVKMPPDCYENFLIPPKSYHRMGIGRIGRSSSENPHTNKRFNLMEIGRSFSEMNDDDQFDISESNNSCPNPSSLNTSSSINNSNNNILTRSVPVSPIPHASSKLSIHQENSLSESPRRRSAMLIKDSSLQSDSSRCSSVESLLNARKPDPERILLNLGFGPAPHSGDVLSKIPKRFLKPSQVRGVDTEAFLRQQQLSMHIHENSVLGYRGLVGNPHIPPSMIVAKIMERFQENERGRLVRSSTCANASVGMSTSAPTGRMPESHNSSGPPSPIPIQRHSSLASDERIQF; encoded by the exons TCAGATCTCGTGTTCGCTACTGGCTTAACGATATCGTCGATGAAATGCGCAAGAAAAGTCCTGCATCAGTACAAAAGTGGGTGGATTCAATACAAATTCCATCATCGACAAATGCTAGCAGTGATACTGACCCCGGCCCATCATCTAGCCAGCTAGCAGCCGAAGTACAGTTGGGTGTGGACCGTTCAGATCCTGGGGAAATAACTGGATCTAGTCTGGAGTTGGAAAACAACGAACTTGTAGTAGGAGTAGGGGGTTCCACAACCACTTCTTACGATGATTATGCTGCAGTTGAAACTTCTGTATCGAACGATGGCAAGTCGAGATCAATAAAAAACTTGCTGTCAATGAAACTTGAAAAACTCAACCGCAGCAATGTAAATTTAGAGCAAGAAAATTCTGCAACTTTAGAGCAAGAATCttcagcagtagaagcagagcCTCGGAAAAGCACCTCTTTAGCATCAATCggtaaaattaaaatcaatgagTTTTATGATAAATTAAGCATGAACAAAGCAAAGTATAATTTAATAAAGTCTAAGAAGCTTGATATACGTAACATGTTGGGAGCAAGTAAAGAAAATCTCACGCATCCACTACAATCCCAACGACAGGCAGAGGACTTCCAGTCGGAAGCAAAAGCTGACACCGAAGAAGGAATGGAACCCTTGCATATAGTTGAAAGCCTCGAAGAACATAAACTGCATGACTCTGAG GCCAGTGGTAAGGTCAGCACCGGTGACATCTATGAATTTTCTTTTGATGAGTCTTTTCCGAAGGACGAGGACATACTAGATGCAAGTGAAGATGAAGAAaaggaaaatgtcaaaatgccgCCGGATTGCTACGAGAACTTTCTCATTCCCCCGAAAAGCTATCATCGAATGGGTATTGGTAGAATTGGTCGCAGCTCTAGTGAAAATCCTCATACTAATAAGCGTTTCAATTTGATGGAAATCGGGCGCAGCTTTAGCGAAATGAATGATGACGATCAGTTTGACATCAGTGAATCTAACAATAGTTGTCCGAACCCGTCGTCCCTAAATACAAGTTCCAGCATCAATAACAGTAACAATAATATACTAACTAGATCCGTTCCAGTTAGCCCCATTCCACACGCATCGAGTAAGCTTAGTATTCATCAAGAAAACTCTTTGTCGGAATCCCCTCGACGTCGTAGTGCTATGTTGATAAAGGATAGTTCGTTGCAGTCTGACTCTAGTCGATGTTCAAGTGTTGAAAGTCTACTGAATGCTCGAAAACCAGATCCAGAAAGAATACTGTTGAATCTTGGTTTCGGTCCAGCACCACACAGCGGGGATGTGTTGTCCAAAATCCCTAAGAG GTTTCTTAAACCATCACAGGTACGAGGCGTCGACACGGAAGCCTTCTTGCGCCAGCAACAACTATCGATGCATATTCACGAAAACAGTGTGCTCGGATATCGTGGACTAGTCG GAAATCCTCACATTCCTCCTTCTATGATAGTAGCGAAAATTATGGAACGCTTTCAGGAAAACGAGCGTGGTCGACTAGTTCGCAGCAGTACTTGTGCAAACGCATCCGTCGGAATGTCCACTTCAGCCCCAACCGGACGTATGCCCGAAAGCCATAACTCATCGGGACCTCCGTCACCAATTCCAATTCAACGCCACTCATCACTTGCCTCCGACGAACGGATACAATTCTAA
- the LOC129725033 gene encoding uncharacterized protein LOC129725033 isoform X1, whose protein sequence is MHIKCAIFQMYEIESLVKYLIFFRRKGHERKKNEIRSRVRYWLNDIVDEMRKKSPASVQKWVDSIQIPSSTNASSDTDPGPSSSQLAAEVQLGVDRSDPGEITGSSLELENNELVVGVGGSTTTSYDDYAAVETSVSNDGKSRSIKNLLSMKLEKLNRSNVNLEQENSATLEQESSAVEAEPRKSTSLASIGKIKINEFYDKLSMNKAKYNLIKSKKLDIRNMLGASKENLTHPLQSQRQAEDFQSEAKADTEEGMEPLHIVESLEEHKLHDSEASGKVSTGDIYEFSFDESFPKDEDILDASEDEEKENVKMPPDCYENFLIPPKSYHRMGIGRIGRSSSENPHTNKRFNLMEIGRSFSEMNDDDQFDISESNNSCPNPSSLNTSSSINNSNNNILTRSVPVSPIPHASSKLSIHQENSLSESPRRRSAMLIKDSSLQSDSSRCSSVESLLNARKPDPERILLNLGFGPAPHSGDVLSKIPKRFLKPSQVRGVDTEAFLRQQQLSMHIHENSVLGYRGLVGNPHIPPSMIVAKIMERFQENERGRLVRSSTCANASVGMSTSAPTGRMPESHNSSGPPSPIPIQRHSSLASDERIQF, encoded by the exons ATGCATATAAAGTGCGCAATTTTCCAAATGTACGAAATTGAGAGCCTAGTGAAATATCTTATATTCTTCCGTAGAAAAGGGcatgaaaggaaaaaaaatgaga TCAGATCTCGTGTTCGCTACTGGCTTAACGATATCGTCGATGAAATGCGCAAGAAAAGTCCTGCATCAGTACAAAAGTGGGTGGATTCAATACAAATTCCATCATCGACAAATGCTAGCAGTGATACTGACCCCGGCCCATCATCTAGCCAGCTAGCAGCCGAAGTACAGTTGGGTGTGGACCGTTCAGATCCTGGGGAAATAACTGGATCTAGTCTGGAGTTGGAAAACAACGAACTTGTAGTAGGAGTAGGGGGTTCCACAACCACTTCTTACGATGATTATGCTGCAGTTGAAACTTCTGTATCGAACGATGGCAAGTCGAGATCAATAAAAAACTTGCTGTCAATGAAACTTGAAAAACTCAACCGCAGCAATGTAAATTTAGAGCAAGAAAATTCTGCAACTTTAGAGCAAGAATCttcagcagtagaagcagagcCTCGGAAAAGCACCTCTTTAGCATCAATCggtaaaattaaaatcaatgagTTTTATGATAAATTAAGCATGAACAAAGCAAAGTATAATTTAATAAAGTCTAAGAAGCTTGATATACGTAACATGTTGGGAGCAAGTAAAGAAAATCTCACGCATCCACTACAATCCCAACGACAGGCAGAGGACTTCCAGTCGGAAGCAAAAGCTGACACCGAAGAAGGAATGGAACCCTTGCATATAGTTGAAAGCCTCGAAGAACATAAACTGCATGACTCTGAG GCCAGTGGTAAGGTCAGCACCGGTGACATCTATGAATTTTCTTTTGATGAGTCTTTTCCGAAGGACGAGGACATACTAGATGCAAGTGAAGATGAAGAAaaggaaaatgtcaaaatgccgCCGGATTGCTACGAGAACTTTCTCATTCCCCCGAAAAGCTATCATCGAATGGGTATTGGTAGAATTGGTCGCAGCTCTAGTGAAAATCCTCATACTAATAAGCGTTTCAATTTGATGGAAATCGGGCGCAGCTTTAGCGAAATGAATGATGACGATCAGTTTGACATCAGTGAATCTAACAATAGTTGTCCGAACCCGTCGTCCCTAAATACAAGTTCCAGCATCAATAACAGTAACAATAATATACTAACTAGATCCGTTCCAGTTAGCCCCATTCCACACGCATCGAGTAAGCTTAGTATTCATCAAGAAAACTCTTTGTCGGAATCCCCTCGACGTCGTAGTGCTATGTTGATAAAGGATAGTTCGTTGCAGTCTGACTCTAGTCGATGTTCAAGTGTTGAAAGTCTACTGAATGCTCGAAAACCAGATCCAGAAAGAATACTGTTGAATCTTGGTTTCGGTCCAGCACCACACAGCGGGGATGTGTTGTCCAAAATCCCTAAGAG GTTTCTTAAACCATCACAGGTACGAGGCGTCGACACGGAAGCCTTCTTGCGCCAGCAACAACTATCGATGCATATTCACGAAAACAGTGTGCTCGGATATCGTGGACTAGTCG GAAATCCTCACATTCCTCCTTCTATGATAGTAGCGAAAATTATGGAACGCTTTCAGGAAAACGAGCGTGGTCGACTAGTTCGCAGCAGTACTTGTGCAAACGCATCCGTCGGAATGTCCACTTCAGCCCCAACCGGACGTATGCCCGAAAGCCATAACTCATCGGGACCTCCGTCACCAATTCCAATTCAACGCCACTCATCACTTGCCTCCGACGAACGGATACAATTCTAA
- the LOC129725033 gene encoding uncharacterized protein LOC129725033 isoform X2 has protein sequence MHTDELDMDPGRAGPDGNSMKSTAGSNVSSHGNVRSRVRYWLNDIVDEMRKKSPASVQKWVDSIQIPSSTNASSDTDPGPSSSQLAAEVQLGVDRSDPGEITGSSLELENNELVVGVGGSTTTSYDDYAAVETSVSNDGKSRSIKNLLSMKLEKLNRSNVNLEQENSATLEQESSAVEAEPRKSTSLASIGKIKINEFYDKLSMNKAKYNLIKSKKLDIRNMLGASKENLTHPLQSQRQAEDFQSEAKADTEEGMEPLHIVESLEEHKLHDSEASGKVSTGDIYEFSFDESFPKDEDILDASEDEEKENVKMPPDCYENFLIPPKSYHRMGIGRIGRSSSENPHTNKRFNLMEIGRSFSEMNDDDQFDISESNNSCPNPSSLNTSSSINNSNNNILTRSVPVSPIPHASSKLSIHQENSLSESPRRRSAMLIKDSSLQSDSSRCSSVESLLNARKPDPERILLNLGFGPAPHSGDVLSKIPKRFLKPSQVRGVDTEAFLRQQQLSMHIHENSVLGYRGLVGNPHIPPSMIVAKIMERFQENERGRLVRSSTCANASVGMSTSAPTGRMPESHNSSGPPSPIPIQRHSSLASDERIQF, from the exons TCAGATCTCGTGTTCGCTACTGGCTTAACGATATCGTCGATGAAATGCGCAAGAAAAGTCCTGCATCAGTACAAAAGTGGGTGGATTCAATACAAATTCCATCATCGACAAATGCTAGCAGTGATACTGACCCCGGCCCATCATCTAGCCAGCTAGCAGCCGAAGTACAGTTGGGTGTGGACCGTTCAGATCCTGGGGAAATAACTGGATCTAGTCTGGAGTTGGAAAACAACGAACTTGTAGTAGGAGTAGGGGGTTCCACAACCACTTCTTACGATGATTATGCTGCAGTTGAAACTTCTGTATCGAACGATGGCAAGTCGAGATCAATAAAAAACTTGCTGTCAATGAAACTTGAAAAACTCAACCGCAGCAATGTAAATTTAGAGCAAGAAAATTCTGCAACTTTAGAGCAAGAATCttcagcagtagaagcagagcCTCGGAAAAGCACCTCTTTAGCATCAATCggtaaaattaaaatcaatgagTTTTATGATAAATTAAGCATGAACAAAGCAAAGTATAATTTAATAAAGTCTAAGAAGCTTGATATACGTAACATGTTGGGAGCAAGTAAAGAAAATCTCACGCATCCACTACAATCCCAACGACAGGCAGAGGACTTCCAGTCGGAAGCAAAAGCTGACACCGAAGAAGGAATGGAACCCTTGCATATAGTTGAAAGCCTCGAAGAACATAAACTGCATGACTCTGAG GCCAGTGGTAAGGTCAGCACCGGTGACATCTATGAATTTTCTTTTGATGAGTCTTTTCCGAAGGACGAGGACATACTAGATGCAAGTGAAGATGAAGAAaaggaaaatgtcaaaatgccgCCGGATTGCTACGAGAACTTTCTCATTCCCCCGAAAAGCTATCATCGAATGGGTATTGGTAGAATTGGTCGCAGCTCTAGTGAAAATCCTCATACTAATAAGCGTTTCAATTTGATGGAAATCGGGCGCAGCTTTAGCGAAATGAATGATGACGATCAGTTTGACATCAGTGAATCTAACAATAGTTGTCCGAACCCGTCGTCCCTAAATACAAGTTCCAGCATCAATAACAGTAACAATAATATACTAACTAGATCCGTTCCAGTTAGCCCCATTCCACACGCATCGAGTAAGCTTAGTATTCATCAAGAAAACTCTTTGTCGGAATCCCCTCGACGTCGTAGTGCTATGTTGATAAAGGATAGTTCGTTGCAGTCTGACTCTAGTCGATGTTCAAGTGTTGAAAGTCTACTGAATGCTCGAAAACCAGATCCAGAAAGAATACTGTTGAATCTTGGTTTCGGTCCAGCACCACACAGCGGGGATGTGTTGTCCAAAATCCCTAAGAG GTTTCTTAAACCATCACAGGTACGAGGCGTCGACACGGAAGCCTTCTTGCGCCAGCAACAACTATCGATGCATATTCACGAAAACAGTGTGCTCGGATATCGTGGACTAGTCG GAAATCCTCACATTCCTCCTTCTATGATAGTAGCGAAAATTATGGAACGCTTTCAGGAAAACGAGCGTGGTCGACTAGTTCGCAGCAGTACTTGTGCAAACGCATCCGTCGGAATGTCCACTTCAGCCCCAACCGGACGTATGCCCGAAAGCCATAACTCATCGGGACCTCCGTCACCAATTCCAATTCAACGCCACTCATCACTTGCCTCCGACGAACGGATACAATTCTAA
- the LOC129725033 gene encoding uncharacterized protein LOC129725033 isoform X3: protein MHTDELDMDPGRAGPDGNSMKSTAGSNVSSHVRSRVRYWLNDIVDEMRKKSPASVQKWVDSIQIPSSTNASSDTDPGPSSSQLAAEVQLGVDRSDPGEITGSSLELENNELVVGVGGSTTTSYDDYAAVETSVSNDGKSRSIKNLLSMKLEKLNRSNVNLEQENSATLEQESSAVEAEPRKSTSLASIGKIKINEFYDKLSMNKAKYNLIKSKKLDIRNMLGASKENLTHPLQSQRQAEDFQSEAKADTEEGMEPLHIVESLEEHKLHDSEASGKVSTGDIYEFSFDESFPKDEDILDASEDEEKENVKMPPDCYENFLIPPKSYHRMGIGRIGRSSSENPHTNKRFNLMEIGRSFSEMNDDDQFDISESNNSCPNPSSLNTSSSINNSNNNILTRSVPVSPIPHASSKLSIHQENSLSESPRRRSAMLIKDSSLQSDSSRCSSVESLLNARKPDPERILLNLGFGPAPHSGDVLSKIPKRFLKPSQVRGVDTEAFLRQQQLSMHIHENSVLGYRGLVGNPHIPPSMIVAKIMERFQENERGRLVRSSTCANASVGMSTSAPTGRMPESHNSSGPPSPIPIQRHSSLASDERIQF from the exons TCAGATCTCGTGTTCGCTACTGGCTTAACGATATCGTCGATGAAATGCGCAAGAAAAGTCCTGCATCAGTACAAAAGTGGGTGGATTCAATACAAATTCCATCATCGACAAATGCTAGCAGTGATACTGACCCCGGCCCATCATCTAGCCAGCTAGCAGCCGAAGTACAGTTGGGTGTGGACCGTTCAGATCCTGGGGAAATAACTGGATCTAGTCTGGAGTTGGAAAACAACGAACTTGTAGTAGGAGTAGGGGGTTCCACAACCACTTCTTACGATGATTATGCTGCAGTTGAAACTTCTGTATCGAACGATGGCAAGTCGAGATCAATAAAAAACTTGCTGTCAATGAAACTTGAAAAACTCAACCGCAGCAATGTAAATTTAGAGCAAGAAAATTCTGCAACTTTAGAGCAAGAATCttcagcagtagaagcagagcCTCGGAAAAGCACCTCTTTAGCATCAATCggtaaaattaaaatcaatgagTTTTATGATAAATTAAGCATGAACAAAGCAAAGTATAATTTAATAAAGTCTAAGAAGCTTGATATACGTAACATGTTGGGAGCAAGTAAAGAAAATCTCACGCATCCACTACAATCCCAACGACAGGCAGAGGACTTCCAGTCGGAAGCAAAAGCTGACACCGAAGAAGGAATGGAACCCTTGCATATAGTTGAAAGCCTCGAAGAACATAAACTGCATGACTCTGAG GCCAGTGGTAAGGTCAGCACCGGTGACATCTATGAATTTTCTTTTGATGAGTCTTTTCCGAAGGACGAGGACATACTAGATGCAAGTGAAGATGAAGAAaaggaaaatgtcaaaatgccgCCGGATTGCTACGAGAACTTTCTCATTCCCCCGAAAAGCTATCATCGAATGGGTATTGGTAGAATTGGTCGCAGCTCTAGTGAAAATCCTCATACTAATAAGCGTTTCAATTTGATGGAAATCGGGCGCAGCTTTAGCGAAATGAATGATGACGATCAGTTTGACATCAGTGAATCTAACAATAGTTGTCCGAACCCGTCGTCCCTAAATACAAGTTCCAGCATCAATAACAGTAACAATAATATACTAACTAGATCCGTTCCAGTTAGCCCCATTCCACACGCATCGAGTAAGCTTAGTATTCATCAAGAAAACTCTTTGTCGGAATCCCCTCGACGTCGTAGTGCTATGTTGATAAAGGATAGTTCGTTGCAGTCTGACTCTAGTCGATGTTCAAGTGTTGAAAGTCTACTGAATGCTCGAAAACCAGATCCAGAAAGAATACTGTTGAATCTTGGTTTCGGTCCAGCACCACACAGCGGGGATGTGTTGTCCAAAATCCCTAAGAG GTTTCTTAAACCATCACAGGTACGAGGCGTCGACACGGAAGCCTTCTTGCGCCAGCAACAACTATCGATGCATATTCACGAAAACAGTGTGCTCGGATATCGTGGACTAGTCG GAAATCCTCACATTCCTCCTTCTATGATAGTAGCGAAAATTATGGAACGCTTTCAGGAAAACGAGCGTGGTCGACTAGTTCGCAGCAGTACTTGTGCAAACGCATCCGTCGGAATGTCCACTTCAGCCCCAACCGGACGTATGCCCGAAAGCCATAACTCATCGGGACCTCCGTCACCAATTCCAATTCAACGCCACTCATCACTTGCCTCCGACGAACGGATACAATTCTAA